In Aquincola tertiaricarbonis, the genomic stretch CACCGCCTTCACGTAGGTGGCGGCCGCGGCCTTGGGGTCCTTCATGATGTCCTGCATGCCGCGCAGCGTGGCGCGCACCAGGCGCTTGATCAGCTCGGGGTTCTTCTTGATGACCTCGTCCGACGCCAGGATGGCCTGCGCCATGCTCTGGAAGTGCTGCTCGCGCGGCAGCAGCTTGACCTTCAGGCCCGCGTCCTCGGCGTTGACCACCCAGTCGGGCACACCGGCCATGGCCTCGGCCTTCTTGCCGGCAAACAGCTGCCACACGCCGGTGGGGCCGGCGGCCTGGGCCTGCACGTCGCTCTTGTTCAGACCCGCCTTGCGCAGCGAGCCCAGCAGCGCGTAGTAGGTGGTGTCGGTGTAGGCCATGACGGTCATCGTCTTGCCCTTCAGGTCCTTGACCGACTCGATGCCGCTGCCTTCGTAGGTGCTGAGCATGGTCAACGAGCCGGCGCCCAGCACGGCCACCGCCTTCACCGGCACGCCGTTGGCACGCACGATGATGGGCGTGTCGCCGATGGCGCCGCCGATGACGGCATTGCCGGCACCGATCTGCTTGGCCACGTCAACGCCGCCGCGTGCGGTGACGAAGGTGACCTTGATGTTCTCGTCGGCGTAGTAGCCGTTCTGCTGCGCCAGCATCCACGGCGCAAAGGCCGGCGAATTGGGCGGCGCGGGCAGCAGGTAGGTGACTTCTTCGGGCGCAGCCTGCGCGGTGGCGGGCAGCAGC encodes the following:
- a CDS encoding ABC transporter substrate-binding protein, translating into MATATLAATALLPATAQAAPEEVTYLLPAPPNSPAFAPWMLAQQNGYYADENIKVTFVTARGGVDVAKQIGAGNAVIGGAIGDTPIIVRANGVPVKAVAVLGAGSLTMLSTYEGSGIESVKDLKGKTMTVMAYTDTTYYALLGSLRKAGLNKSDVQAQAAGPTGVWQLFAGKKAEAMAGVPDWVVNAEDAGLKVKLLPREQHFQSMAQAILASDEVIKKNPELIKRLVRATLRGMQDIMKDPKAAAATYVKAVPAYAGKEAQIERVFALYNQYVYANQKVLGQMDEKRLDAVQKFYVDEGIVAKAQPLADLYTNQFTGVAR